A stretch of the Agromyces larvae genome encodes the following:
- a CDS encoding ABC transporter ATP-binding protein, with protein sequence MTSVEVRDLTKVFTVRDGLKRRRLTAVDRVSFDLRPGRTVALVGESGSGKSTIARMLARLEKPTSGTIDVRLEDHTPVLGSMYRRHVQMVFQDPFASLNPFHTVEHHIARPLMLHHRATGREAVHERVLHMLERVNLEPADRVAARRPHELSGGQRQRVAIARALAPGAQVLIADEPVSMLDVSIRLGVLNLMARLQREDHLAVLYITHDLATARHFSDEVLVMYKGRIVERGPSDRVILDPQHEYTKLLAAAAPDPERAGALVRDGGAPDRSRLDNRVSFDHHTGQWTSLDGASVPPLAAAS encoded by the coding sequence ATGACGAGCGTCGAGGTTCGCGACCTGACGAAGGTCTTCACCGTGCGAGACGGCCTGAAGCGGCGGCGGCTCACCGCAGTCGACCGGGTGTCGTTCGATCTGCGGCCCGGCCGCACCGTCGCCCTCGTCGGCGAGTCGGGCTCGGGCAAGTCGACCATCGCCCGCATGCTCGCGCGGCTCGAGAAGCCCACCTCGGGCACGATCGATGTGCGCCTCGAGGACCACACGCCCGTGCTCGGCTCGATGTACCGCCGACATGTGCAGATGGTGTTCCAGGACCCGTTCGCCTCGCTGAATCCGTTCCACACCGTCGAGCACCACATCGCCCGGCCGCTCATGCTGCACCACCGGGCGACGGGACGCGAGGCCGTGCACGAGCGGGTGCTGCACATGCTCGAGCGCGTCAATCTCGAGCCGGCGGATCGGGTCGCGGCCCGCCGACCGCACGAGCTGTCGGGCGGGCAACGCCAACGCGTCGCGATCGCGCGCGCCCTCGCGCCGGGCGCGCAGGTGCTCATCGCGGATGAGCCGGTGTCGATGCTCGACGTCTCGATCCGCCTCGGCGTGCTGAACCTGATGGCGCGCCTCCAGCGTGAGGACCACCTCGCGGTGCTGTACATCACCCACGACCTGGCGACCGCGCGGCACTTCTCCGACGAGGTGCTCGTCATGTACAAGGGCCGCATCGTCGAACGCGGCCCGAGCGACCGGGTCATCCTCGACCCGCAGCATGAGTACACGAAGCTGCTCGCCGCGGCGGCGCCCGACCCCGAACGCGCGGGCGCGCTGGTGCGCGACGGTGGTGCGCCCGACCGGTCGCGGCTCGACAACCGGGTCAGCTTCGACCACCACACCGGGCAGTGGACGAGTCTCGACGGTGCGTCCGTGCCGCCCCTCGCCGCAGCATCCTGA